Genomic DNA from Candidatus Omnitrophota bacterium:
ATGACACTTTTGTGCGGAAATAGGGGGCACTTCTCAGATTAGAATTATAAACGTTTCCCGATTAATTCCAGAAGCGTTTCATATTAAAAACAGGTTTTATCCCAAACGGTCAGGTGAATTTAGCGCTTGACCGTTCGGGTTTGTAGTGTATAATATAATTTTACTAATTGTGCCTTTATCGGCTATTCAAGGAGGAAGTCAAATGTATGCAGTAATTGAACTTGGAGGAAAACAACAGCTTGTCAAGAAAGGCGAGATCATCCAGGTTGAGAAGCAGGAAGTGGATGACGGCAAGGATATCATTGTTGAAAACGTTCTTTTGGTCGGTGACGGTGAAAAACTCGAGATCGGCCAGCCGTTTGTCAAGGGGGCCAAGGTAGTGGCTACGGTGGTAAAACAGACCAAAGGCGAAAAGACCATTGCTTTCAAATACCGCCGC
This window encodes:
- the rplU gene encoding 50S ribosomal protein L21; this translates as MYAVIELGGKQQLVKKGEIIQVEKQEVDDGKDIIVENVLLVGDGEKLEIGQPFVKGAKVVATVVKQTKGEKTIAFKYRRRKSSHTKKGHRQKLTELKIKEISL